The following proteins come from a genomic window of Blastocatellia bacterium:
- a CDS encoding beta-propeller fold lactonase family protein yields the protein MLKLLQSIIYLVIIINLTSFLVFGQQLDNSPLIYRVVNSNIYSNSDGHISIVNGLTLQELIRVPFNKPSFILEITPDQKRAFVTHDYNFKGQGLTVFDLERGMAIGTLFDDVMVTNVKIGTDGLLWVLLNDLRVVLINPNTLQTITTFTLSANPRSIVFSSDGDRAYVSLQSSQNINISIFDVKARRFIRNIFNLPAAMPIEIRPMELAISPDNRVLCYGARDTITVINTDSLSVINSFNIPVPSNFDIPSLLFSPDGNLLYVGQFNAFNISVFDFRSNQLTSIFNPIFNSTVQDFKLSSDGRLLYIGEFRGTIVFDIATRSVITFIERFNVSQSAIGGGLVIAGNFNIGQPPTVQVTNPLANQQLTPGQNVRIQWQTTVAAQSFALANHRVELSTNGGQTFSTIAGAENLTADAREFTWIVPNIQVANNAQIRVTAGDLGARRGSSASGNFSIGMGGGNPGDTQAPTVNFIAPMGGENFNSGSNLAISWMSNDNVGWLLKTCRFQLMEGRLLQPH from the coding sequence ATGCTAAAATTGTTACAGTCAATAATTTATTTAGTAATAATAATCAATTTAACTTCATTTTTGGTATTTGGTCAACAATTAGATAATTCTCCTCTTATTTATAGAGTTGTAAATAGCAATATCTACTCAAATTCAGATGGTCATATTTCCATAGTAAATGGGTTAACTTTACAAGAATTAATACGAGTTCCTTTTAATAAACCTTCTTTTATTTTAGAAATAACGCCTGATCAAAAAAGAGCTTTTGTAACACATGACTATAATTTTAAAGGACAAGGCTTAACAGTTTTTGATCTAGAAAGAGGAATGGCAATAGGTACTTTATTTGATGATGTTATGGTTACCAATGTAAAAATAGGAACAGATGGTTTGTTATGGGTATTATTAAATGATTTAAGAGTTGTTTTGATTAATCCAAATACACTACAAACTATTACTACTTTTACTTTGTCTGCAAACCCTAGAAGTATAGTCTTTAGTTCTGATGGAGATCGTGCTTACGTTTCATTACAGAGTTCGCAGAATATTAACATTAGTATTTTTGATGTTAAAGCAAGAAGGTTTATCCGAAATATTTTTAATTTACCAGCAGCTATGCCAATAGAAATTAGACCTATGGAACTAGCTATTTCACCTGATAACAGAGTTTTGTGTTATGGTGCTAGAGATACTATTACTGTTATCAATACAGATTCTCTTAGTGTCATAAATAGCTTTAATATTCCTGTTCCTTCAAATTTTGATATTCCATCTTTGCTTTTTAGCCCTGATGGAAATTTACTTTATGTTGGGCAATTTAATGCTTTTAATATTTCTGTATTTGATTTTCGTTCTAATCAACTAACTAGTATTTTTAATCCTATTTTTAATTCTACGGTTCAAGACTTTAAGCTTTCATCAGATGGTAGACTGCTTTATATTGGTGAGTTTAGAGGTACTATTGTTTTTGATATAGCAACACGTTCTGTTATTACTTTTATTGAACGTTTCAATGTTTCACAGAGTGCAATTGGAGGAGGTTTAGTAATTGCAGGGAACTTTAACATAGGACAACCGCCGACGGTGCAAGTGACAAATCCACTGGCTAATCAACAACTTACACCGGGACAAAATGTAAGAATCCAGTGGCAAACAACGGTTGCAGCACAAAGTTTTGCGCTGGCTAATCATAGGGTAGAACTATCAACCAACGGTGGGCAAACCTTTAGCACAATTGCGGGAGCAGAAAACTTAACAGCAGATGCACGGGAATTTACTTGGATAGTGCCAAATATCCAAGTAGCAAACAACGCTCAAATAAGGGTGACGGCAGGGGATCTTGGTGCTAGGAGGGGCAGTTCTGCTAGTGGCAATTTCTCTATTGGAATGGGTGGAGGAAACCCGGGCGACACTCAAGCCCCAACAGTTAATTTTATTGCTCCAATGGGTGGCGAAAACTTCAACAGTGGCAGCAATTTAGCAATAAGTTGGATGTCAAATGATAATGTAGGGTGGCTTCTCAAGACTTGTCGCTTTCAACTGATGGAGGGGCGACTTTTACAACCACACTAG